A window of Anaerolineae bacterium genomic DNA:
TGGTTCAAAAAGAATCTGTTTGAAGCCTTCAAAAGTTGGATCCGCTTTAATCCAGGTGGTAGTATTAAGAAGATATTGATCGTGGGAATCAGAAAAGACAACTGACGATTTATTAAATTTCTCCAAATAAAACTTAGCTTCATTTTGATGATAACTATTCCAATTTGGGAACTCACAGATATCTACACATTCCTTCATCAACTTTTCTTTATATGGGCCAAGGGTATTTAACAGCTCTTTTTCATCAGCACTGTCAGCCGGATGAGCTATCTCTTGATCAAAGCCATGGTCCTTGTTTCCATTATGAACTATAATTAATCCACCTAACTTATGAGCTAATTGAGCTGTTTTTTCTAAATCTACGGCAATCTGAAACAATCCTTTATCATAGCTGCCATCACCTGAATTTTGAACATCACTTTTGGCGCAATCAATTTTTGATAGAAAAGAATTTATCAAAAAATCTTTATCAACCTTTTGTATATGACTTATCCTATGTTGGATATAGGGAGGGAAAACCACGAGAAAATGAACACCTCGTTCACCACTTGACGCTTTAAGCTCAACTCCTGGAAAAAAAGTAATAACATCTTTGATATTATCACCATTTTCAGTCTTTTCATTTTCCCAGACACTCCATATTTCATCAAGACCATCAACGTTAGAATGATCGGTGATTGCAATTACAGCAACATTCTTAGTGATTGCATTATTGAAAATATCTTTAATTTCGAGTTTTGCGCGGTTCTCTCTTGAATAAATTGAGTGTATATGTAAATCCCATTTTCTCCATTCTGAACCTTTTGGATATTTGGATAGCATCTTTCACCTTTCAATAATTAAAGTTGCCCTGAAAAAGCTTTTTTAAGGATTGATTGTCTTAGTCGTTGGCAACGAGCACTACCTTCAGTTGTGCTTAATGTGGCGCTATCTGCAATAGACCACAAACGTTGAACTTCTGATTCGATTTGTATCTGGAGTTCAACACTTGGTAACGGAATCCTCAGAGCTTTAAATCTCTTTTGTGTGAGATTAACACCACTATCCGAAATTCCAGTCTTAAGTTCATTGATTGATTCCTTAATTTGAGGAGCGTTAAGTACCAGTTCCAAATAGCCAGGTAGTGCAACTTCATGATTGCATCGAAGTCTGTAGACCTTATCACACAGTATGAGCTTTGACCTTGTGGACCTGACAAGACAGCAGACACCGACTCTTTTTCTTGGCCCGGCTCGTGTAACAAGTAAGTCATTTTTTTGCAATTCGAGATGCCGTCTTGGTTCAATCGATTCAGGTAGACGTTTGTTTTCCCACTCTATGTACTGTAGAGCCTGAACTGCACTCGTTTTGATCACACCCCACTCTGGTCCATTCGCTTGCAGCCTGTCACACTTAGGACTCCAACCTTGGTCCAGGGTAACGAGAGCTGATTCAATTGGTTGCCAATTTTCAACGAAAAAGCTTGTATTTTCAGTGATAGTATTGATAAGTGTTCCTTCAACAGCGGCTTTGAGGACAGAGGCTTTGTATCGCTTTAGGTTGGCTTTTACGCGCTTGAGGTTTTCAACAGCTTCATCCAGGCGGGAAAATTGCTTTTCGATCTCTGCTACAATGAGTTTTTGTTCATAATGAGGGGCTAATGGAATTATTAGATCTATTACATTGTTAATTGTAACTTGAGGTTGTGCAGATCCGGTTACTATTTTTGATTTATCAGCAGATTGTAGTGCATAAAACAAATATTTTTTTATATCTTTAATTTCAGATGGTGTTTCTAATACAAGGGAATTATTTGTAATATAGCATTTTGCAGGTGACCAGTTGATTTTACCACTATATGCGCCCCTACAAGATATTAAAACCTGTTCTTCTTCATATAGATAATCTGTATAAAAACCTATTATTCCATTTGCACCAAAAACAGGGTATCCTCTTTCTGTGAGCTTCTTTGTTGGTAAACCTTTACCGTATTTAATATTT
This region includes:
- a CDS encoding restriction endonuclease subunit S, which gives rise to MGIANKNKLPSGWTTVNLGKIVNIKYGKGLPTKKLTERGYPVFGANGIIGFYTDYLYEEEQVLISCRGAYSGKINWSPAKCYITNNSLVLETPSEIKDIKKYLFYALQSADKSKIVTGSAQPQVTINNVIDLIIPLAPHYEQKLIVAEIEKQFSRLDEAVENLKRVKANLKRYKASVLKAAVEGTLINTITENTSFFVENWQPIESALVTLDQGWSPKCDRLQANGPEWGVIKTSAVQALQYIEWENKRLPESIEPRRHLELQKNDLLVTRAGPRKRVGVCCLVRSTRSKLILCDKVYRLRCNHEVALPGYLELVLNAPQIKESINELKTGISDSGVNLTQKRFKALRIPLPSVELQIQIESEVQRLWSIADSATLSTTEGSARCQRLRQSILKKAFSGQL